The Paenibacillus sp. RUD330 genome has a segment encoding these proteins:
- a CDS encoding MarR family transcriptional regulator, which translates to MITEDFAKLWMKLSREWKTHLEDSLLPNLTEGQLNALELLIKHQPMKPSELLQHLHTTPAAITTLLDRMERGGLIERGRDLADRRIVWVTVTEHGEKEAARGTEVREAFIRGALDRISSHNQQLLVYLLGKVANAG; encoded by the coding sequence ATGATTACGGAGGATTTCGCCAAATTGTGGATGAAGCTTTCAAGGGAATGGAAAACCCATCTGGAAGACAGCCTGCTGCCGAACTTGACGGAAGGCCAGCTCAACGCGCTCGAGCTGCTGATCAAGCATCAGCCGATGAAGCCGTCCGAGCTGCTGCAGCATCTGCATACGACGCCGGCTGCCATCACGACGCTGCTCGACCGGATGGAGCGCGGCGGCTTGATCGAGCGGGGCCGGGATCTGGCCGATCGCCGGATCGTCTGGGTGACCGTCACGGAGCATGGGGAGAAGGAAGCCGCGCGCGGCACGGAAGTCAGGGAAGCCTTCATCCGGGGAGCTCTGGACAGGATCTCATCCCATAACCAGCAGCTTCTCGTGTATTTGCTTGGAAAAGTGGCGAACGCCGGCTGA
- the gyrA gene encoding DNA gyrase subunit A, giving the protein MSTSEQFLPAFLEEVVGDRFGRYSKYIIQDRAIPDVRDGLKPVQRRILYAMYDSGNTPDKPYRKSAKTVGDVMGNYHPHGDSSIYEGMVRMAQPWKMGHTLVDGHGNWGSIDDDPAAAMRYTEARLSNIAMELLRDIEKRTVLFKDNFDNTAKEPVVLPARYPNLLVNGVSGISSGFATEIPPHNLREVIDACIALMLDGSLEVADLMKIMKGPDFPTGGIIMGEDGIREAYTNGKGRIHLRSRTEVEELRGGKKQIVVTEIPYQVVKSRLVTAMENIRLEKKVDGIAEVRDESGREGMRIVIELKKDADAEGILAYLLKKTDLQVTYNFNMVAIVNKAPRQMGIKEILSAYINHQKEVVTFRTRFELEKAEDRAHVLEGLVKALNILDEVIASIKASKNRSDAQNNLMQQFGFSERQADAILTLQLYRLTNLEITSLEKELRELAKKIQYLRSILDSERKLIKVIQDELTEIREKYGIDRRSELRGEVEELKVGLEVLVSAEDVLVAISREGYVKRTGMLSFTRSGGEIDASGVKDGDSIRHLLEASTIDSLLVFTRKGSYYMLPVHAIPEFKWKDAGTAIVNVIPIPKDDGIAAVIPVKDIQKPGESLFFFTRRGQVKRTELKEYATNRSTAIAACKVADGDEIVAVVPSRGESHLLLVSKLGSAIRFPAEEVSPMGRVSGGVRGMQFKEGDELAAALEVSREDEGEILVISDLGYGKRSLLADYPVQGRGGKGVQSFEFKEGKRVKPNGSRLAGAWYCRQPRELNVQLASGAVQRFLTEKTPIEDRRSIGRQLAQVEKSDSVQQLYARPELGQS; this is encoded by the coding sequence ATGAGCACGAGCGAGCAGTTTTTGCCGGCTTTCCTCGAGGAAGTCGTCGGCGACCGATTCGGTCGCTATTCCAAATATATTATCCAGGACCGCGCCATTCCGGATGTCAGGGACGGCCTGAAGCCGGTGCAGAGGCGCATCCTGTACGCCATGTACGATTCCGGCAATACGCCGGACAAGCCTTACCGCAAATCCGCCAAAACCGTCGGCGACGTGATGGGCAACTATCATCCGCACGGCGACTCCTCGATCTACGAGGGCATGGTGCGGATGGCGCAGCCTTGGAAAATGGGGCATACGCTCGTCGACGGCCACGGCAACTGGGGCTCGATCGACGATGATCCCGCGGCGGCGATGCGCTATACGGAAGCGCGCCTGTCGAACATCGCGATGGAGCTGCTGCGCGACATCGAGAAGCGCACCGTCCTCTTCAAGGACAACTTCGACAATACCGCCAAGGAGCCCGTCGTGCTTCCCGCCCGCTACCCGAATCTACTGGTCAACGGAGTCAGCGGGATCAGCTCGGGCTTCGCGACGGAAATTCCGCCTCATAACCTCCGCGAGGTGATCGATGCCTGCATCGCGCTCATGCTGGACGGCAGCCTCGAGGTCGCCGATCTGATGAAGATCATGAAAGGGCCGGATTTCCCGACGGGCGGCATCATCATGGGCGAGGACGGCATCCGCGAGGCGTATACGAACGGCAAAGGCCGCATCCATCTTCGTTCGCGGACGGAAGTGGAGGAGCTGCGAGGCGGCAAGAAGCAGATCGTCGTCACGGAAATCCCTTACCAGGTCGTCAAGTCCCGTCTGGTGACCGCGATGGAGAACATCCGCCTGGAGAAGAAGGTCGACGGCATCGCCGAGGTGCGGGACGAGAGCGGCCGCGAAGGCATGCGCATCGTCATCGAGCTGAAGAAAGACGCCGACGCCGAAGGCATCCTGGCTTATCTGCTCAAAAAGACCGACCTGCAGGTGACCTACAACTTCAACATGGTCGCGATCGTCAACAAGGCTCCGCGCCAAATGGGGATCAAGGAGATTCTGTCCGCCTATATCAACCATCAGAAGGAAGTCGTCACCTTCCGGACGCGCTTCGAGCTGGAGAAGGCGGAAGACCGCGCCCATGTGCTGGAAGGGCTTGTCAAGGCGCTCAACATCCTCGACGAAGTCATCGCCAGCATCAAGGCGTCCAAAAACCGCTCGGATGCGCAGAACAACCTGATGCAGCAGTTCGGCTTCAGCGAGCGCCAGGCCGACGCGATCCTGACTCTCCAGCTGTACCGGCTGACGAATCTGGAGATTACATCGCTGGAGAAGGAGCTGCGCGAGCTGGCCAAGAAGATCCAGTACCTTCGCTCCATTCTGGATAGCGAGCGCAAGCTGATCAAGGTCATTCAGGACGAGCTGACGGAAATCCGGGAGAAATACGGCATCGATCGCCGCTCGGAGCTCCGCGGCGAGGTGGAGGAGCTCAAGGTCGGACTTGAAGTGCTCGTGAGCGCGGAGGATGTGCTCGTGGCGATCAGCCGCGAGGGCTATGTGAAGCGCACCGGCATGCTCAGCTTCACCCGCTCCGGCGGCGAGATCGATGCCTCCGGCGTCAAGGACGGGGATTCCATCCGCCACCTGCTGGAGGCGAGCACGATCGACAGCCTGCTCGTCTTCACCCGCAAGGGAAGCTACTACATGCTTCCGGTCCATGCGATACCGGAATTCAAATGGAAGGATGCGGGAACCGCGATCGTCAACGTCATCCCGATTCCGAAGGATGACGGCATCGCAGCGGTCATTCCGGTCAAAGACATCCAGAAGCCGGGCGAATCGCTGTTCTTCTTCACACGAAGAGGACAGGTGAAGCGCACGGAGCTCAAAGAATACGCGACGAACCGTTCGACGGCCATAGCCGCGTGCAAGGTGGCGGACGGAGACGAGATCGTAGCGGTCGTTCCATCCCGCGGCGAGAGCCATCTGCTGCTCGTCAGCAAGCTGGGCTCGGCCATCCGCTTCCCGGCGGAAGAAGTCAGTCCGATGGGACGCGTCTCCGGAGGCGTGCGCGGCATGCAGTTCAAGGAAGGCGACGAACTGGCCGCGGCGCTTGAGGTGAGCCGGGAAGACGAGGGCGAGATTCTCGTCATCAGCGACCTCGGCTACGGCAAGCGCAGCCTGCTGGCCGACTATCCGGTGCAAGGGCGCGGCGGCAAGGGCGTGCAGTCCTTTGAATTCAAGGAAGGCAAGCGGGTCAAGCCGAACGGCAGCCGCCTTGCCGGCGCCTGGTACTGCCGTCAGCCTCGCGAGCTGAACGTGCAGCTCGCGAGCGGTGCCGTGCAGCGCTTCCTGACGGAGAAGACGCCGATCGAAGACCGCAGATCGATCGGGCGGCAGCTCGCTCAGGTCGAGAAGAGCGACTCCGTGCAGCAGCTGTATGCCCGTCCAGAGCTTGGGCAGAGCTGA
- the parE gene encoding DNA topoisomerase IV subunit B, with translation MAEQLDLYATEAANTATGSPSYDADDIQILEGLTAVRKRPGMYIGSTTNSGLHHLVWEIVDNAVDEHLAKYCTDINVTLHKNGSVTVHDNGRGIPTGMHKTGIPTPQVVFTILHAGGKFGGGGYKKSGGLHGVGASVTNALSEWLEVEIFRDGKVHKQRFEYWVDKDGKEHVGEPVTGLEVTGTTRQTGTKVTFKPDSRVFHGNTSLSFDTLSDRLQEIAFLNSGLKVVLKDERTGSENVFHYEGGAKQFVEFLNEEKSVLHETVHFSAEKDDIEVEVALQYNDGYTETIVSFVNSIPTRGGGTHETGFKTAYTRVLNDYARRTAMIKEKDKNLEGGDLREGMMAVINIKMSEVEFVGQTKDQLGSSSARSAVDAVVADKMAVFLEENPQVGQMLLKKAIQASKAREAARKARDEIRSGKKRSESSNLGGKLTPAQSKDSTRNELFIVEGDSAGGSAKQGRDSKIQAILPLKGKPMNPEKARLADILKNDEYKAIIAAIGAGVGPEFEASECNYSKIIIMTDADTDGAHIQVLLLTFFYRYMKPLIDAGKIYIAQPPLYKMSRKSGKLETVRYAWTDEQLQNYSKEMGKNYELQRYKGLGEMNPDQLWETTMNPDSRTLLQVRIEDAAKAERRVSTLMGDKVDPRKRWIIDNVDFREYEE, from the coding sequence ATGGCCGAACAACTGGACCTCTACGCAACCGAAGCGGCGAATACGGCGACAGGCAGCCCTTCCTATGACGCGGACGACATTCAAATCCTGGAGGGGCTGACCGCGGTGCGCAAGCGCCCCGGCATGTACATCGGCAGCACGACGAATTCAGGTCTGCATCATCTCGTCTGGGAGATCGTGGACAACGCCGTCGACGAGCATTTGGCCAAATACTGCACGGATATCAACGTCACGCTTCACAAGAACGGATCGGTGACGGTTCACGATAACGGCCGGGGGATTCCCACCGGCATGCACAAGACCGGCATTCCTACGCCTCAGGTCGTCTTTACGATCCTCCACGCCGGAGGCAAGTTCGGCGGCGGCGGGTACAAGAAGTCCGGCGGCCTCCACGGCGTCGGAGCCTCGGTTACGAACGCGCTTTCGGAATGGCTCGAGGTGGAGATCTTCCGCGACGGCAAGGTACATAAGCAGCGCTTCGAGTACTGGGTGGACAAGGACGGCAAGGAGCATGTCGGCGAGCCGGTCACGGGACTCGAGGTGACGGGGACGACGCGCCAGACGGGCACGAAGGTCACGTTCAAGCCGGATTCCCGCGTGTTTCACGGCAACACCTCGCTGAGCTTCGACACGCTCTCCGACCGGCTGCAGGAGATCGCATTCCTCAACTCCGGCCTCAAGGTCGTGCTCAAGGACGAGCGCACGGGCAGCGAGAACGTCTTCCACTACGAAGGCGGCGCCAAGCAGTTCGTCGAGTTCCTGAACGAGGAGAAGTCGGTGCTCCACGAAACGGTGCATTTCAGCGCGGAGAAGGACGACATCGAGGTCGAAGTCGCGCTGCAGTACAACGACGGCTATACGGAGACGATCGTCAGCTTCGTGAACTCGATCCCTACCCGCGGAGGCGGCACGCACGAGACCGGCTTCAAGACCGCGTATACCCGCGTCCTGAACGATTATGCCCGGCGCACGGCGATGATCAAGGAGAAGGACAAGAACCTAGAGGGCGGAGACCTGCGCGAAGGCATGATGGCCGTCATCAACATCAAGATGTCCGAGGTCGAGTTCGTCGGCCAGACGAAGGACCAGCTCGGCAGTTCTTCCGCGAGAAGCGCCGTCGACGCGGTCGTCGCGGACAAGATGGCCGTATTCCTGGAGGAGAACCCGCAGGTCGGCCAGATGCTCCTGAAAAAGGCGATCCAGGCTTCGAAGGCCCGGGAGGCGGCGCGCAAGGCGAGGGACGAGATCCGCAGCGGCAAGAAGCGCAGCGAGAGCTCCAACCTCGGCGGCAAGCTGACGCCGGCCCAGTCCAAGGACTCCACGCGCAACGAGCTGTTCATCGTCGAGGGCGATTCCGCCGGCGGCTCCGCCAAGCAGGGACGCGATTCCAAGATCCAGGCCATCCTGCCGCTCAAGGGCAAGCCGATGAATCCGGAGAAGGCCCGCTTGGCCGACATCCTCAAGAACGACGAGTACAAGGCGATCATCGCGGCGATCGGCGCTGGAGTCGGACCTGAATTCGAAGCATCCGAATGCAATTACAGCAAGATCATCATCATGACGGATGCCGACACCGACGGCGCCCACATCCAGGTGCTGCTGCTGACGTTCTTCTACCGCTATATGAAGCCGCTGATCGACGCCGGCAAGATCTACATCGCGCAGCCGCCGCTCTACAAGATGAGCCGCAAATCCGGCAAGCTGGAGACGGTCCGGTACGCTTGGACCGACGAGCAGCTGCAGAATTACAGCAAGGAAATGGGCAAGAACTACGAGCTGCAGCGGTACAAGGGACTCGGCGAGATGAACCCCGACCAGCTGTGGGAAACGACGATGAATCCGGACTCGCGCACGCTGCTGCAGGTGCGGATCGAGGACGCGGCCAAGGCCGAAAGGCGCGTATCGACGCTTATGGGCGACAAGGTCGACCCGCGCAAGCGCTGGATCATCGACAATGTAGACTTCAGGGAATACGAGGAATAG
- a CDS encoding GDSL-type esterase/lipase family protein, translated as MDSSRLWRILGTGSLAATLLLGGGFVYAVQDMLGSGSGLSAPAKKPVLAETGGSFADASTIYVTALGDSLTKGVGDNTGEGYVKQVLKGLGEETGKPVQQINNLAVAGLTASELDEMLEKDQGMAYPIRQANLILLTIGGNDLFRTALSQAEDGNASDISVESVASRIPDAIASFKSVIGRIRAINPDATIAYTGLYNPFYDIPELKEGIVPVQKWNEEAFAVLSKDPHAVLVPVLDLFQLHGSGYLSSDHFHPNHEGYERISDRIVQSLS; from the coding sequence ATGGATTCCAGCCGGTTATGGCGGATTCTCGGCACGGGCTCGCTTGCAGCCACGCTGCTGCTGGGCGGAGGCTTTGTCTATGCCGTACAGGATATGCTCGGCAGCGGAAGCGGCCTGTCGGCTCCGGCAAAAAAACCCGTCCTCGCGGAGACGGGCGGCTCTTTCGCGGATGCTTCAACCATCTATGTGACCGCGCTGGGGGATTCCTTGACGAAAGGAGTCGGGGACAACACCGGTGAAGGGTATGTGAAGCAGGTTCTCAAAGGTCTCGGCGAGGAGACAGGGAAACCGGTTCAGCAAATCAACAATCTGGCTGTCGCCGGCCTGACGGCCAGCGAGCTGGACGAAATGCTGGAAAAGGACCAAGGGATGGCCTACCCGATCCGGCAAGCGAACCTGATCCTGCTGACGATCGGAGGCAACGACCTGTTCCGGACGGCATTGTCGCAAGCGGAGGACGGCAATGCTTCCGATATTTCGGTGGAAAGCGTCGCGTCGCGCATTCCGGATGCGATCGCATCGTTCAAGAGCGTGATCGGCCGGATCCGCGCCATCAATCCGGACGCGACCATCGCTTATACCGGACTATATAATCCATTCTACGACATTCCGGAATTGAAAGAAGGAATCGTTCCCGTACAGAAATGGAACGAAGAGGCATTCGCCGTGCTGAGCAAGGACCCGCATGCGGTTCTGGTCCCGGTGCTGGATCTGTTCCAGCTGCACGGCTCCGGCTATTTGTCATCCGACCATTTTCATCCCAATCACGAAGGCTATGAAAGGATTTCAGACCGCATCGTCCAGTCGCTGAGCTGA
- a CDS encoding ABC transporter permease, with protein MRDLLPLIQNETLKIWKKKRFYVILLILLVLIPIFTYAQMRVSQTNAVHFKDWRNQIQQQITDLQNTLASDRVPEEWKKYDRIEILRLQYYLDHDVNPSSPDAVSFTRQFMASSVSLFFPLMILAIASDLVSGERSSGTIKMLLTRPVKRWKILMSKLVALTLYVSLAIVATGAVSYLISGAVFGYGGWSMPVFTGFGVQGGTIDASGVHAVPQWLYLFMQSGLIWVSCMTVAVLSLMVSVLLRSTAASIVTMMAAVISGTILSGMTSSWESAKYLFSVNIDLTDYLEGVPAPIDGMNLVFSLGVLAAWSAAALAVSFGIFTKQDILN; from the coding sequence GTGAGAGACCTGCTGCCGCTGATCCAGAATGAAACCTTGAAAATTTGGAAAAAGAAACGGTTCTATGTTATCCTTCTTATTCTACTGGTGCTGATTCCGATCTTTACTTATGCGCAGATGAGGGTGTCGCAGACCAACGCCGTCCACTTCAAGGATTGGCGCAACCAGATCCAGCAGCAGATCACGGATCTGCAGAATACGCTGGCCAGCGACAGGGTGCCCGAGGAGTGGAAGAAATACGACCGCATCGAGATTCTCCGCCTGCAGTATTATCTCGATCATGACGTGAATCCAAGCAGTCCGGACGCCGTATCGTTCACCAGGCAGTTCATGGCGAGCTCCGTCTCGCTCTTCTTCCCCCTAATGATTTTGGCGATCGCCTCCGATCTAGTATCGGGAGAGCGCTCCAGCGGCACGATCAAGATGCTGCTGACGCGGCCGGTGAAGCGCTGGAAGATCCTCATGAGCAAGCTTGTCGCGCTGACGCTGTACGTCTCGCTCGCGATCGTAGCGACGGGAGCGGTCTCCTACCTGATATCGGGAGCCGTATTCGGCTACGGAGGCTGGAGCATGCCGGTGTTCACGGGCTTCGGCGTCCAGGGCGGCACGATCGACGCCAGCGGCGTGCATGCCGTGCCGCAGTGGCTGTACCTGTTCATGCAGAGCGGGCTGATCTGGGTGTCCTGCATGACCGTCGCCGTCCTGTCGCTCATGGTTTCCGTGCTGCTGAGAAGCACCGCCGCCAGCATCGTGACGATGATGGCGGCCGTCATTTCCGGCACGATCCTCTCGGGCATGACATCCTCCTGGGAGAGCGCGAAATATTTGTTTTCGGTGAACATCGACCTGACCGATTACCTCGAAGGCGTGCCGGCGCCGATCGACGGCATGAATCTCGTTTTTTCGCTAGGCGTGCTCGCGGCTTGGTCCGCGGCGGCTTTGGCCGTATCTTTCGGCATCTTTACGAAACAGGACATCTTGAATTAA
- a CDS encoding ABC transporter ATP-binding protein translates to MSEAATVLSVRGLKKKIRGTWIIHQVDFDVKAGEIFGFLGPNGSGKTTTIRMLVDLIKPTEGEVLIGGHSVQRNPERALAEVGSIVENPEMYPFMSGWENLEHFARMQRGIDKNRIREVAEIVRLDDRIHDKVKTYSLGMRQRLGIAQALLGRPKLLILDEPTNGLDPKGIKELREFIRMLADSGISLFISSHLLSEIQLMCDRVAIIAGGRVLSVGRVDELVAQAGSYVLWKTDRPEEAERLLLQEPQLRILREGEYRMDESALAHLEGAVVTTVPEAALPGLVARLAGAGIAIHAVQRVAPTLEEMFLTLTEENES, encoded by the coding sequence CTGTCCGAAGCGGCGACCGTGCTGTCCGTGCGCGGACTGAAGAAGAAGATCCGGGGAACATGGATCATCCATCAAGTGGATTTCGACGTGAAGGCCGGCGAGATTTTCGGATTTCTCGGGCCGAACGGCTCCGGCAAGACGACGACGATCCGCATGCTCGTCGATCTCATCAAGCCGACGGAAGGCGAAGTGCTGATCGGAGGGCACAGCGTGCAGCGGAATCCCGAGCGGGCGCTCGCCGAGGTCGGCTCCATCGTCGAAAATCCGGAGATGTATCCGTTCATGAGCGGATGGGAGAATTTGGAGCATTTTGCGCGCATGCAGAGAGGGATCGACAAAAACCGCATCCGCGAGGTGGCGGAGATCGTCCGGCTCGACGACCGCATCCATGACAAGGTCAAAACCTACTCGCTCGGCATGCGCCAAAGGCTCGGGATCGCGCAGGCGCTGCTGGGGCGTCCGAAGCTGCTCATTCTCGACGAGCCGACGAACGGCTTGGATCCGAAGGGCATCAAGGAGCTGCGCGAATTCATCCGGATGCTGGCGGACAGCGGCATCAGCCTGTTCATCTCCAGCCATCTGCTGAGCGAGATCCAGCTGATGTGCGACCGGGTCGCGATCATCGCCGGCGGACGCGTGCTGTCGGTCGGGCGGGTGGACGAGCTGGTGGCGCAAGCCGGCTCCTACGTGCTGTGGAAGACCGACCGGCCTGAGGAGGCGGAGAGGCTCCTGCTCCAGGAGCCGCAGCTGCGTATTCTGAGGGAAGGCGAATACCGGATGGACGAGAGCGCGCTCGCCCATCTGGAGGGTGCGGTCGTCACGACCGTCCCTGAGGCTGCGCTGCCCGGACTCGTAGCCCGCCTGGCGGGAGCAGGCATCGCAATCCATGCGGTGCAGCGCGTCGCGCCCACGCTCGAAGAGATGTTCCTGACGCTGACGGAGGAGAATGAATCGTGA